Genomic DNA from Gilliamella sp. ESL0441:
AACCGGAATTTGATCCGATTCTTCTACGTCCAGTAGATGATCTCGAATTAACTGTTCGGTCTGCTAATTGCTTAAAAGCAGAAGCAGTTCATTATATTGGTGATTTAGTACAACGTACGGAAGTTGAGCTACTTAAAACCCCTAATCTTGGTAAGAAATCACTTACTGAAATTAAGGATGTGCTCGCATCTCGTGGTTTGTCTTTAGGCATGCGTCTTGAGAACTGGCCACCAGCAAGTATTGTTGAAGACTAAAATAAAATTTATATAAGAAGGATAAAGTTATGCGCCATCGTAAAAGTGGTCGTCAACTGAACCGAAATAGCAGCCATCGTCAAGCAATGTTTCGTAACATGACTAGTTCACTTGTTGAACATGAAATCATCAAAACTACATTGCCTAAAGCAAAAGAGTTGCGTCGTGTTGTTGAACCGTTAATTACGCTAGCCAAAAGCGATAGCGTAGCTAATCGCCGTTTGGCTTTTGCTCGTATCCGTGATAAAGATACAGTGAAAAAATTATTTTCAGATCTTGGTCCACGTTTTGCTACTCGTCCAGGTGGTTATGTACGTATTTTAAAATGTGGTTTCCGTGACGGAGATAATGCTCCAATGGCTTATATTGAATTAGTTGATCGCCCTGCAGTAGAAGCAGAAGCAACAGCTGAATAAGATTTTAAATCATTGTATACAAAAGCCGGCTATACGCCGGTTTTTTATTGATGATATCTATCACAGATCCTTTAACTTTGGTTTCCTTATCCTTAAGTTCATCGTATCTAAATCTACTATATTTCTATTCTTTTGATTGATTAAAAATTCAGCTTAGGTTGTTTTTAATAAACATATGGCATGAAAATCTATTGAGAGGGATTAGTTTAATTGAAATTTCAATGTTAATTTATTTTTAAGTAGATTTAGATATCGATGTTTTTACAACTCTTCTGGATACTTCAAATGTTAATTTAAGAACATCTAATAAATAAGTATTAATAGTCTTTTAAAAATAGGCTACATTATTATTTCATCATTGAGATATCTGACTATAAACATAATTAATAGTGTGGTGGTGGTGTTTCCTCAGATAAGTTAGCAATATTCGAAGTTTGAGTGGCTTGTAGTTTTTGTGATAATAGCATTAATTGTTCTTTTAGTTTACTGACATCGGCTTGAAGATTAGTTACAACTTGGTTTAATTCTTCAATGGTGATTTCTTGAAACGCAACTTTGGTTTCTAATAATTCAATTTGTTGTCTCATATCATTTTCACAGTTAGACTTTTTAAATATAAGTTTCTATTTTAAGTAAAATGAGCGATTAAATCCATCCTCGTTCAGCAAACGAGACATATTCACCTTTACCAATTACAATATGATCAATAATGCGGATATCAATTAATTCACAAACTTGATCCAATCTGCGTGTTAAGTTTCGATCTGCTTGACTTGGTTCTGCTAAACCTGATGGATGATTATGTGCTAAAATTAAAGAGGCAGCATTATATTGTAATGCTTTTCTGGCTACTTCTCTGGGATGAACTTCTACACAGTTATAAGTACCAATAAACATTTCTTCAGATGTAATGACGTGATTTTGATTGTCCAGAAAAATGACCATGAAGATTTCACGATCTTTATCTGCTAAGCGACTAGCTAAATAATGGTGAGTTAATGAAGGCGAAGTGAGATAATTTTCATTAGTCATTTTTACTTTTAAATATCGATGAGATAATTCAACAACAGCTTTGAGCTGAGTATACTTAACCGTTCCTAATCCATGTTTTTTACAAAACTGCTCATGACTGGCATTCATCAAATGATAAAACGAGCCAAATTCATTTAATAAATTTTGCGATAATTCTAAAACTGGTAATTTTCGGGTACCTGTACGTAAAAATAGCGCTAGTAATTCCGCATCACTTAGTGTTTCAACACCAAATTGTAAAAGTTTTTCTCTCGGCATTAGTTTGGGATATTCGGGCTGCATCATATTGATATTCCATGCATCAAAAAAATTAATTATTCTTAGAAAATTGAATTAATTGAATTGAAAATTGAGAAAACTGTGAATTGTTTCGCAAAAAAATGGATAATATTTCACATGATGATAAAAAAGCGCTATAAAGCGCTTTTTTGTAAATTAATATGATGACTTAATGGCAACCGCAGCTACCATGACCGCCACCACAACAACCACTATCTTCTTCATCTTCATGATCGTGTCCGCCACAGCCACA
This window encodes:
- the rplQ gene encoding 50S ribosomal protein L17, whose protein sequence is MRHRKSGRQLNRNSSHRQAMFRNMTSSLVEHEIIKTTLPKAKELRRVVEPLITLAKSDSVANRRLAFARIRDKDTVKKLFSDLGPRFATRPGGYVRILKCGFRDGDNAPMAYIELVDRPAVEAEATAE
- a CDS encoding SlyX family protein, whose product is MRQQIELLETKVAFQEITIEELNQVVTNLQADVSKLKEQLMLLSQKLQATQTSNIANLSEETPPPHY
- the radC gene encoding DNA repair protein RadC, coding for MQPEYPKLMPREKLLQFGVETLSDAELLALFLRTGTRKLPVLELSQNLLNEFGSFYHLMNASHEQFCKKHGLGTVKYTQLKAVVELSHRYLKVKMTNENYLTSPSLTHHYLASRLADKDREIFMVIFLDNQNHVITSEEMFIGTYNCVEVHPREVARKALQYNAASLILAHNHPSGLAEPSQADRNLTRRLDQVCELIDIRIIDHIVIGKGEYVSFAERGWI